A single region of the Labeo rohita strain BAU-BD-2019 chromosome 3, IGBB_LRoh.1.0, whole genome shotgun sequence genome encodes:
- the LOC127163577 gene encoding MIEF1 upstream open reading frame protein-like: MGGWSRSAVLQLYRALLRAGQHLQYTDRDYYRRVVTREFRRCQTLSAPAEREDALKRGQFFLNSGLGGLV; the protein is encoded by the coding sequence ATGGGCGGCTGGTCCCGCAGTGCTGTGCTGCAGCTGTACCGAGCACTGCTCCGTGCAGGCCAACACTTACAGTACACCGACCGTGATTACTACCGGCGTGTAGTGACCAGAGAGTTCCGGCGCTGTCAGACCCTCAGCGCCCCAGCAGAGAGGGAGGACGCGCTGAAGAGAGGACAGTTCTTTCTCAACAGCGGGCTGGGTGGGTTGGTGTAG